The following proteins are encoded in a genomic region of Ammospiza caudacuta isolate bAmmCau1 chromosome 3, bAmmCau1.pri, whole genome shotgun sequence:
- the SERTAD2 gene encoding SERTA domain-containing protein 2, which yields MLGKGGKRKFDEHEDGLEGKVVSPTDGPSKVSYTLQRQTIFNISLMKLYNHRPLTEPSLQKTVLINNMLRRIQEELKQEGSLRPMFVGASQPADPLSDNFREAQPAFSHLASPPLLPADLVSTMPLESCLTPASLLEDDTFCTSPAVQHDGPTKPPPPALQPVKDSFSSALDEIEELCPAPTSAEAVAAEPAADDSKAQPSESNIHKPEGLPESRTAESKLMDPLPGNFEITASTGFLTDLTLDDILFADIDTSMYDFDPCTSATGAASKMAPVSADELLKTLAPYSSQPVTPNQPFKMDLTELDHIMEVLVGS from the coding sequence ATGttggggaaaggaggaaagcgGAAGTTTGACGAGCATGAAGATGGGCTGGAAGGCAAAGTGGTGTCTCCCACTGACGGTCCCTCTAAGGTGTCTTACACCTTACAGCGTCAGACTATCTTCAACATTTCCCTTATGAAACTTTATAACCACAGGCCATTAACCGAGCCAAGCTTGCAAAAGACAGTTTTAATTAACAACATGTTGAGGCGAATCCAGGAAGAACTCAAACAAGAAGGCAGCTTGAGGCCCATGTTTGTGGGCGCTTCGCAGCCTGCCGACCCTCTCAGCGACAACTTCCGCGAGGCGCAGCCGGCCTTCAGCCACCTGGCCTCGCCGCCCCTGCTCCCCGCCGACCTGGTAAGCACTATGCCCCTGGAGTCCTGCCTCACCCCGGCCTCTCTGCTCGAGGACGACACTTTTTGCACTTCCCCGGCTGTCCAGCACGATGGTCCGACGAAGCCACcacctcctgctctccagccagtAAAGGACAGCTTCTCCTCAGCCTTGGATGAAATCGAGGAGCTTTGTCCAGCACCTACCTCCGCAGAGGCAGTAGCAGCTGAGCCGGCAGCCGACGACTCGAAAGCCCAGCCCAGCGAGTCCAACATCCACAAGCCCGAGGGCCTCCCGGAGAGCAGAACGGCTGAATCCAAACTCATGGACCCCCTGCCTGGCAACTTTGAGATAACAGCTTCCACAGGTTTCCTCACAGACTTGACCCTGGATGACATTCTGTTCGCTGACATTGATACGTCCATGTATGATTTTGACCCCTGCACGTCTGCCACGGGGGCTGCCTCAAAAATGGCTCCTGTCTCAGCAGATGAGCTCCTAAAAACTCTTGCTCCGTACAGCAGTCAGCCAGTAACTCCAAATCAGCCTTTCAAAATGGATCTCACAGAACTGGATCACATCATGGAGGTGCTTGTTGGGTcttaa